From Hoplias malabaricus isolate fHopMal1 chromosome 11, fHopMal1.hap1, whole genome shotgun sequence, a single genomic window includes:
- the LOC136709195 gene encoding von Willebrand factor A domain-containing protein 5A-like isoform X2: MKLLSLQKAAGYWDIDSKLLSVFGKTENELIQKRPAQVDNAVWVTIVALIWLHSFKKPEQEEWKFIAIKATSWSRSRKATEYQQQKHLVGKLSECIQAGKALLESEVKEENLGL; this comes from the exons ATGAAGTTGCTCTCTCTCCAGAAAGCTGCAGGATACTGGGACATTGATAGTAAACTCCTCAGTGTGTTTGGCAAGACAGAGAATGAACTAATCCAGAAGAGGCCTGCACAG GTGGATAATGCAGTGTGGGTCACCATTGTGGCTTTAATCTGGCTCCACAGCTTCAAAAAGCCAGAACAGGAAGAATGGAAGTTCATAGCCATAAAGGCCACATCCTGGAGCCGTTCTCGGAAAGCTACAGAATATCAGCAGCAAAAACATCTAG TGGGGAAGCTGTCTGAGTGTATCCAGGCTGGAAAAGCTCTGCTGGAGTCTGAAGTGAAGGAAGAAAATCTTGGTCTTTGA